One genomic window of Nicotiana sylvestris chromosome 10, ASM39365v2, whole genome shotgun sequence includes the following:
- the LOC104214034 gene encoding probable glucan 1,3-beta-glucosidase A: MASYSWARKLVVYYFFIISSCCIFSFSYGRITPNFKVRAVNLGGWLLTEGWIKPSLFDGIPNKDFLDGTGLQFKSVKVEKYLCAELGGGTIIVANRTAASGWETFKIWRINSTSFNFRVFNKEFVGVDGSGNVVAVENKPGFSETFEIVRNSDDSSRVRIKASNGFFLQVKTEELVTADNGGNGGWGDDDPSIFIMKTSGRLEGEFQITNGYGPIMAPQVMREHWETFIVEEDFKFIASNGLNAVRIPVGWWIASDPTPPKPYVGGSLHALDNAFFWAKKYELKVIIDLHAAPGSQNPWEHSANRDGTIEWGKTDDNIHQTVAVIDFLTARYAKNPSLYAVELINEPLAPEISFEMVKKYYEAGYNAVRKHSSDAYVVMSNRLGPADPTELLPFASGLKGSVIDVHYYNLFSDMFNDLTVQQNLDFVFNNRSAQLNTVTQSNGPLTLVGEWVAEWQVRDATKEDYQKFAKAQLEVFGRATFGWAYWTLKNVNNHWSLEWMIKNGYIKL, translated from the exons ATGGCAAGCTACTCATGGGCAAGGAAACTTGTTGTCTACTACTTCTTTATCATCTCTTCTTGTTGCATATTTAGTTTTTCTTATGGAAGAATTACTCCAAATTTCAAAGTTCGAGCTGTTAATCTTGGAGGCTGGCTTCTGACTGAAGGATGGATTAAACCTTCTCTTTTTGACGGCATCCCCAACAAAGATTTTCTG GATGGAACTGGACTGCAATTCAAATCAGTAAAAGTTGAGAAGTATCTGTGTGCTGAGTTAGGAGGAGGAACTATTATTGTTGCCAATAGAACTGCCGCCTCTGGATGGGAAACCTTCAAA ATTTGGAGAATCAACAGCACAAGTTTTAACTTTAGGGTGTTTAACAAAGAATTTGTGGGAGTAGATGGAAGTGGAAATGTGGTAGCAGTGGAAAATAAACCTGGATTTTCTGAGACTTTTGAGATTGTTAGGAACTCTGATGATTCTAGCCGTGTTCGGATAAAAGCATCAAATGGTTTCTTCTTACAG GTAAAAACAGAGGAACTTGTGACAGCAGATAATGGAGGGAATGGGGGATGGGGTGATGATGATCCCTCTATTTTCATCATGAAAACCAGTGGTAGACTTGAAGGCGAGTTCCAAATTACTAATGGCTATGGTCCTATCATGGCCCCACAAGTTATGAGA GAACACTGGGAAACATTTATAGTGGAAGAAGATTTCAAGTTCATAGCAAGCAACGGACTGAATGCAGTGAGAATTCCAGTTGGATGGTGGATTGCCAGTGATCCAACACCCCCAAAGCCTTATGTTGGGGGCTCTTTGCATGCCTTAGACAATGCCTTTTTCTGGGCCAA GAAATACGAACTTAAAGTAATAATAGATCTGCATGCTGCACCTGGTTCCCAAAATCCTTGGGAGCACAGTGCCAACAGAGATGGTACTATTGAATGGGGAAAAACTGATGACAACATTCACCAGACTGTTGCAGTCATAGACTTCTTAACTGCCAG GTATGCCAAGAATCCAAGCCTTTACGCAGTGGAGTTGATCAATGAGCCATTAGCACCAGAAATTTCATTTGAGATGGTGAAAAAATACTACGAAGCTGGATATAATGCAGTTCGAAAGCATTCTTCGGATGCATATGTAGTGATGTCCAACAGATTAGGACCTGCAGATCCAACTGAGCTTTTGCCTTTTGCCAGTGGCTTAAAGGGATCTGTCATTGATGTTCATTACTACAATCTTTTCTCTGACATGTTTAACGACTTGACTGTCCAGCAAAATCTTGATTTTGTCTTCAACAACCGTTCAGCTCAACTCAATACTGTCACCCAATCTAATGGCCCTCTCACTTTAGTTG GGGAATGGGTTGCTGAATGGCAAGTTCGAGATGCAACAAAGGAGGACTACCAAAAGTTTGCCAAGGCTCAATTGGAAGTGTTCGGACGTGCAACATTTGGTTGGGCTTATTGGACTCTCAAAAATGTGAACAACCATTGGAGTTTGGAGTGGATGATCAAGAATGGCTATATCAAGCTTTAA